A region of Necator americanus strain Aroian chromosome I, whole genome shotgun sequence DNA encodes the following proteins:
- a CDS encoding hypothetical protein (NECATOR_CHRI.G440.T4) gives MSTYVLRELKHQPSYPGEQEIKSSLNRRHTLGQHRHSHEHVSVETMAITALPMDVWLKERMKKWVQLSGHEGSIVPASTCTLYKKQAGNCSEARAYEVISRDPSLTGFTPRYIRQLQKNDECFIEIEDLLQQFADPTKTSIMDIKVGTRTFLESEVSNTKRRKDLYEKMTAIDPNEPTPEERACGEITKLRYMQFRERESSSAELGFRIEAAKMPGGSLQKNFKKVRTYSDVTVALIDFFGTDRERIRSRLLARLKAMRSAIERSRFFATHEVVGSSILIVHDSEKVNCWMIDFAKSSPVEPPKVMDHRTTWIPGNSEDGYLTGIDNLVKILEEMPPVEVRPVEELR, from the exons ATGTCCACATACGTCCTACGCGAACTGAAACATCAACCCTCCTATCCAGGAGAACAGGAAATCAAATCGTCATTAAATCGACGGCATACGCTCGGCCAACATCGTCATTCCCACGAACAT GTGTCTGTGGAAACAATGGCCATTACCGCTCTTCCGATGGACGTATGGCTGAAAGAACGCATGAAAAAATGGGTACAACTGTCCGGACACGAAG GTAGTATTGTTCCTGCGTCCACTTGTACTTTGTACAAGAAGCAAGCTGGGAATTGTAGTGAAGCGAGAGCCTACGAGGTTATTTCGAGGGATCCGTCTCTCACCGGCTTCACTCCCCGCTATATCAGGCAGCTTCAGAAGAATGATGAAT GCTTCATCGAAATTGAAGATTTGTTGCAACAATTCGCAGATCCAACAAAGACTAGTATAATGGACATCAAGGTTGGCACGAG GACTTTCCTTGAGTCTGAGGTTTCAAATacgaaacgaagaaaagatcTGTACGAAAAGATGACAGCCATCGATCCCAACGAGCCGACGCCGGAAGAACGAGCGTGCGGCGAAATCACGAAACTTCGTTATATGCAGTTTCGTGAACGAGAAAGCAGCTCTGCCGAATTAGGCTTCCGAATCGAAGCCGCTAAG ATGCCTGGGGGTTCCCTACaaaagaacttcaaaaaagtacGCACCTATAGTGATGTTACTGTCGCGTTGATCGACTTTTTTGGTACGGATCGTGAAAGAATTAGGAGCAGATTGTTGGCGCGATTGAAAGCGATGAGAAGTGCCATTGAGAGGAGTCGATTTTTCGCAACTCATGAG GTTGTCGGCAGTTCTATCTTAATCGTACACGACAGTGAAAAGGTGAACTGCTGGATGATTGACTTTGCAAAGTCGTCACCGGTAGAACCGCCAAAAGTTATGGACCATCGCACAACTTGGATTCCTGGCAATTCTGAAGACGGATATCTCACTGGCATCGACAACCTCGTAAAG ATTCTCGAAGAGATGCCGCCTGTGGAAGTCCGGCCAGTCGAGGAATTGAGGTGA